A DNA window from Vigna angularis cultivar LongXiaoDou No.4 chromosome 1, ASM1680809v1, whole genome shotgun sequence contains the following coding sequences:
- the LOC108332388 gene encoding ADP,ATP carrier protein ER-ANT1 isoform X1 yields the protein MSTSRCLCFNISGRIRGKRLKMVKPTYERFSKDFVMGGAAAIISKTAAAPIERVKLLLQNQGEMIKRGQLKRPYLGVSDGFKRVFTEEGLIAFWRGHQANVIRYFPTQAFNFAFKGYFKSIFGYSKERDGYIKWFTGNVASGSAAGATTSLLLYHLDYARTRLGTDAIECRGTSQRQFKGLIDVYRKTLSSDGIAGLYRGFGISIWGIAMYRGMYFGIYDTMKPIVLVGPFEGNFLASFFLGWSITTFSGVCAYPFDTLRRRMMLTSGHPNKYRNSIHAFRDIVGQEGFLALFRGVTANMLLGMAGAGVLAGYDQLNSISSRHSRYNETNQRVLK from the exons ATGTCCACTTCTCGTTGTCTATGTTTTAATATATCTGGCAGGATTAGAGGGAAGAGACTAAAAATGGTGAAACCAACATATGAAAGATTTTCAAAGGATTTTGTAATGGGAGGAGCAGCAGCAATCATATCAAAGACTGCTGCAGCACCAATTGAGAGAGTAAAGCTTTTATTGCAAAACCAAGGTGAAATGATTAAAAGAGGACAACTCAAAAGACCATACTTGGGCGTGTCTGATGGCTTTAAGAGGGTCTTCACAGAGGAGGGTTTGATTGCCTTTTGGAGAGGTCACCAGGCCAATGTTATCCGATACTTTCCCACACAG GCTTTCAATTTTGCATTCAAAGGTTACTTCAAAAGCATTTTTGGGTATTCCAAAGAGAGAGACGGGTACATTAAGTGGTTTACTGGGAATGTGGCTTCAGGCAGTGCTGCAGGAGCAACAACTTCACTTCTACTATATCATTTAGATTATGCACGTACACGATTGGGCACTGATGCAATAGAGTGCCGCGGTACCAGTCAACGCCAGTTTAAAGGACTAATTGATGTGTATAGGAAGACCTTATCAAGTGATGGAATTGCTGGATTGTACAGGGGATTTGGCATTTCTATATGGGGAATTGCCATGTATCGTGGGATGTACTTTGGGATCTATGACACCATGAAGCCTATTGTTTTAGTGGGGCCATTTGAG GGGAACTTTCTTGCTAGTTTCTTCTTAGGGTGGAGCATCACAACTTTTTCAGGGGTTTGTGCATACCCTTTTGATACATTGCGCAGGAGAATGATGCTTACCTCTGGACATCCAAACAAGTACCGTAATTCAATACATGCATTTCGTGATATTGTTGGACAAGAGGGTTTCTTAGCTCTATTTCGAGGAGTTACAGCAAACATGCTTCTTGGTATGGCAGGAGCTGGGGTGCTTGCTGGATATGATCAGCTGAATAGCATCTCATCCAGACATAGTCGCTATAACGAGACAAATCAAAGAGTTTTGAAATGA
- the LOC108334092 gene encoding auxin efflux carrier component 1-like codes for MITLADFYHVMTAMLPLYVAMILAYGSVKWWKIFSPDQCSGINRFVALFAVPLLSFHFIASNNPYEMNFRFIAADTLQKMIVLVVLTIWSNVSKRGSLEWTITLFSISTLPNTLVMGIPLLKGMYGEFSGSLMVQIVVLQCIIWYTLMLFMFEYRGARMLISEQFPDTGATIVSIHVDSDVMSLDGRQPLETQTQIKEDGKLHVTVRKSNASRSDIFSRRSQGFSSTTPRPSNLTNAEIYSLQSSTNPTPRASSFNHSDFYSMMAPPRNSNFATNDVYGFSASRGPTPRPSNYDEDASTAANTNNNDKPRHHYPAPNPGIFSPATYKNGPKKPNGHPHAHPKPEDSSKELHMFVWSSSASPVSDVFAGHENDHKEVKLAVSPKKVEGNRDGQEDYLEKDSFSYGNRGAENEHEGEKAGNGNQKAMPPTSVMTRLILIMVWRKLIRNPNTYSSLIGLTWSLISFRWNVEMPMIIAKSISILSDAGLGMAMFSLGLFMALQPRIIACGNSTAAFSMAVRFLTGPAVMAAASMVVGLKGVLLHVAIVQAALPQGIVPFVFAKEYNVHPDILSTGVIFGMLIALPITLVYYILLGL; via the exons ATGATCACTTTGGCCGACTTTTACCACGTCATGACCGCAATGCTGCCACTGTATGTGGCCATGATACTCGCTTATGGTTCGGTGAAATGGTGGAAAATCTTCTCCCCGGACCAATGCTCCGGCATAAACCGCTTCGTGGCTCTGTTTGCAGTCCCGCTACTCTCCTTCCACTTCATCGCGTCGAACAACCCCTACGAGATGAACTTCCGGTTCATCGCGGCGGACACGCTGCAGAAGATGATCGTGTTGGTGGTGCTGACGATCTGGAGCAACGTGAGCAAGAGGGGGAGTTTGGAGTGGACCATAACGCTCTTCTCCATCTCCACCCTCCCGAACACGCTGGTGATGGGCATTCCGTTACTAAAAGGAATGTACGGGGAGTTCTCGGGGAGTTTGATGGTCCAGATAGTGGTACTCCAGTGCATCATCTGGTACACCTTGATGTTGTTCATGTTCGAGTACAGAGGCGCCAGAATGTTGATCTCTGAGCAGTTTCCAGACACTGGCGCCACCATTGTCTCCATCCACGTGGACTCCGACGTCATGTCGCTTGATGGACGACAGCCCTTGGAAACCCAAACCCAAATCAAAGAGGACGGAAAGCTCCACGTCACCGTCAGAAAATCCAACGCCTCCAGATCCGACATCTTTTCTAGAAGGTCCCAGGGCTTCTCTTCCACCACTCCTCGCCCTTCCAACCTCACCAATGCAGAGATTTACTCGCTCCAATCCTCCACCAACCCTACTCCCAGAGCCTCCAGCTTCAACCACTCCGACTTTTACTCCATGATGGCCCCTCCTCGTAACTCCAACTTCGCTACCAATGACGTTTATGGCTTCTCTGCTTCCAGAGGACCCACTCCCAGACCTTCCAATTACGACGAAGATGCTTCCACCGCTGCTAATACTAACAACAACGACAAACCCAGACATCATTACCCTGCTCCTAACCCCGGCATCTTCTCCCCCGCCACGTATAAAAATGGTCCCAAGAAGCCCAATGGACACCCCCACGCCCACCCCAAACCAGAGGATTCAAGCAAGGAACTTCATATGTTCGTTTGGAGTTCAAGTGCTTCCCCTGTTTCCGATGTGTTTGCCGGACATGAAAACGACCATAAAGAAGTTAAGCTCGCCGTGTCTCCCAAAAAAG TGGAGGGTAACAGAGACGGTCAAGAAGACTACCTTGAGAAAGACAGTTTTAGTTATGGAAACAGAGGGGCTGAGAATGAGCATGAAGGTGAGAAAGCTGGGAACGGAAATCAAAAAGCTATGCCTCCAACGAGTGTAATGACACGGCTTATTTTGATCATGGTGTGGAGGAAACTCATCAGAAACCCCAACACCTACTCCAGCCTGATCGGCTTAACTTGGTCACTTATTTCATTCAG GTGGAACGTTGAAATGCCTATGATTATTGCCAAGTCCATTTCCATATTGTCAGATGCAGGGCTTGGGATGGCCATGTTTAGTCTTG GTCTGTTCATGGCTTTGCAACCGAGGATCATAGCATGTGGAAATTCCACAGCAGCTTTTTCCATGGCCGTGAGATTCCTTACAGGTCCAGCTGTCATGGCAGCTGCTTCCATGGTCGTTGGACTAAAAGGTGTTCTCTTACACGTTGCCATCGTTCAG GCAGCTCTTCCTCAGGGAATTGTCCCCTTTGTCTTTGCAAAGGAATACAATGTGCACCCTGATATTCTCAGCACAGG AGTTATTTTTGGGATGTTGATTGCATTGCCCATTACACTGGTGTACTACATCTTGCTGGGGTTATGA
- the LOC108334392 gene encoding tubulin beta chain, which yields MREILHIQGGQCGNQIGTKFWEVVCDEHGIDPTGQYVGNTELQLERVNVYYNEGSNGRYVPRAVLMDLEPGTMDAARTGIYGQIFRPDNFIFGQSGAGNNFAKGHYTEGAELIDSVLDVVRKEVENCDCLQGFQVCHSLGGGTGSGMGTLLISKIREEYPDRMMLTFSVFPSPKVSDTVVEPYNATLSVHQLVENADECMVLDNEALYDICFRTLKLSTPSFGDLNHLISATMSGVTCCLRFPGQLNSDLRKLAVNLIPFPRLHFFMVGFAPLTSRGSQNYRALTVPELTQQMWDAKNMMCAADPRHGRYLTASAVFRGKMSTKEVDEQMLSVQNKNSSYFVEWIPNNVKSSVCDIPPKGLSMASTFVGNSTSIQEMFRRVSEQFTAMFRRKAFLHWYTGEGMDEMEFTEAESNMNDLVAEYQQYQDASAGDDDDSGEEENEGAES from the exons ATGCGTGAGATTCTGCACATTCAGGGAGGGCAATGCGGGAACCAAATAGGAACAAAGTTCTGGGAGGTGGTGTGTGATGAACATGGGATTGACCCTACGGGGCAATACGTAGGGAACACCGAACTTCAGCTTGAAAGAGTGAACGTTTATTACAATGAGGGCAGCAATGGTCGATACGTGCCACGGGCAGTGCTTATGGACCTTGAGCCTGGTACCATGGATGCTGCCCGCACAGGCATTTATGGCCAGATTTTCCGGCCGGACAACTTTATTTTCGGCCAGTCTGGTGCCGGAAACAACTTTGCAAAGGGCCACTACACTGAGGGTGCTGAGCTTATTGACTCTGTCCTCGATGTTGTAAGGAAGGAGGTTGAGAATTGTGACTGCTTGCAAG GATTTCAAGTGTGTCACTCCTTGGGAGGGGGAACGGGTTCTGGAATGGGAACTCTGCTGATTTCGAAGATAAGAGAGGAGTACCCTGATCGGATGATGCTTACATTCTCTGTGTTTCCATCTCCAAAGGTGTCAGACACGGTTGTTGAGCCTTATAATGCTACACTTTCTGTTCACCAGTTGGTGGAGAATGCTGACGAGTGTATGGTCCTTGACAATGAAGCACTATATGACATCTGCTTCAGGACCCTCAAGCTCAGTACACCAAGCT TTGGAGACTTGAATCATTTGATATCAGCAACAATGAGTGGAGTTACTTGTTGCTTAAGATTTCCGGGTCAGCTCAATTCAGACCTGAGAAAGTTAGCAGTAAACTTGATCCCATTTCCGCGACTTCACTTCTTCATGGTGGGTTTTGCTCCTCTGACATCTCGAGGATCGCAGAACTACCGTGCATTGACTGTCCCAGAACTGACACAGCAAATGTGGGATGCCAAGAACATGATGTGTGCAGCCGATCCGCGCCACGGTCGTTACTTGACTGCCTCAGCGGTTTTCAGAGGCAAGATGAGCACAAAAGAGGTAGATGAACAGATGTTGAGTGTACAAAATAAGAACTCTTCCTACTTTGTTGAGTGGATTCCCAACAATGTGAAGTCTAGTGTTTGTGACATTCCTCCCAAAGGCCTTTCTATGGCTTCGACTTTTGTTGGTAACTCTACATCCATACAGGAGATGTTCAGGAGAGTGAGTGAGCAGTTCACAGCCATGTTCAGAAGGAAAGCCTTCTTGCACTGGTACACTGGAGAAGGAATGGATGAGATGGAGTTTACTGAAGCAGAGAGTAACATGAATGATCTTGTTGCAGAGTATCAACAGTACCAGGATGCATCTgctggtgatgatgatgattctgGAGAAGAGGAAAATGAGGGTGCTGAGAGCTGA
- the LOC108334490 gene encoding uncharacterized protein LOC108334490 — MLCVSKIVIFKIVEVCQKLWGLHQEKAQSGGVEYITFQSGPAHDGFIQAEEKEVAGDFFSRAMEMEPWEALGVDESDLSAFLRPCNAQSTSSSLIPGPAGAVQAVMSNRCRDDPLPTQEFIRRVGLEGHRDFSTNPWLCAIRFVCSQGMVDADDVAHGTPLNSIKNTERVPLVVAVIKSCTPNGLGDMKITLKDPTATVSASVHRKVLAQPEFGKDFAVGSVVVLREVAVFCPTRSTCYLNVTLRNVLQVFSKDCGPPSEQLIHPVRPVMRATPSTERPERLFASGSTSSPPLERNEEIMSGLRFESSSRQVADIDRQRAEVLASTSSHRETVSERENLPLSLDNAGHVEVNCVSELDCEMEDQPNPPELNEEADSLAQIAQGNSSTSNSVHTSRAEKTEMEIQLESQRQMDSQRSSVPHWTDEQLDELLAFD, encoded by the exons ATGTTATGTGTGTCAAAAATAGTGATTTTCAAGATTGTTGAGGTGTGCCAAAAATTATGGGGGTTGCATCAAGAGAAAGCCCAAAGTGGAGGAGTCGAGTATATAACTTTCCAATCGGGCCCGGCTCATGATGGATTCATCCAAGCAGAAGAAAAGGAAGTAGCGGGAGATTTCTTTTCCCGCGCGATGGAAATGGAACCCTGGGAAGCCCTTGGCGTCGATGAGTCCGATCTCTCCGCCTTCCTCCGCCCTTGCAACGCCCAATCCACCTCCTCTTCCCTCATTCCTGGCCCTGCCGGCGCCGTCCAAGCCGTTATGAGCAACCGCTGTCGCGACGACCCACTTCCCACTCAGGAATTCATAAGGCGCGTCGGCCTCGAAGGCCACCGCGATTTCAGCACCAATCCCTGGCTCTGCGCCATCCGATTTGTTTGCTCGCAGGGTATGGTGGACGCTGATGACGTCGCACACGGCACGCCGTTGAACTCAATCAAGAACACTGAAAGAGTGCCGCTGGTCGTAGCTGTTATCAAATCATGCACTCCCAACGGTCTTGGTGACATGAAGATTACGCTCAAG GATCCTACGGCCACTGTTAGTGCCAGTGTCCATCGCAAAGTCTTGGCGCAGCCGGAATTTGGGAAGGACTTCGCTGTTGGTTCTGTCGTGGTTCTGCGCGAG GTTGCTGTGTTTTGTCCTACCCGCTCTACCTGTTATCTGAATGTAACATTACGCAACGTTCTACAG GTCTTCTCCAAGGACTGTGGACCTCCATCAGAACAATTAATACATCCTGTACGCCCAGTGATGCGCGCTACACCTAGTACGG AAAGGCCTGAAAGGTTGTTTGCATCTGGAAGTACATCCTCTCCGCCCCTggaaagaaatgaagaaatcatgtCTGGTCTCAGATTTGAGTCAAGCTCTAGACAAGTAGCAGATATTGACCGGCAGCGAGCTGAAGTTTTGGCTTCAACGTCGTCTCACAGAGAAACTGTTTCAGAAAGAGAGAACTTGCCGTTAAGTCTGGATAATGCTGGACATGTGGAAGTAAATTGTGTTAGTGAGCTTGATTGTGAGATGGAAGATCAACCCAATCCTCCTGAATTGAATGAAGAAGCCGATAGTTTAGCGCAGATTGCTCAAGGCAATAGTTCTACATCGAACTCAGTTCATACATCTCGTGCTGAAAAAACTGAGATGGAAATTCAGTTGGAAAGTCAGAGGCAGATGGATAGTCAAAGAAGTTCAGTCCCCCATTGGACAGACGAACAGCTGGATGAGCTTTTGGCGTTTGATTGA
- the LOC108334323 gene encoding translocon at the outer membrane of chloroplasts 64, which translates to MATQSANLWVLLGLGLAGIVLITRKLKKSVREDFGAFLEKLQLLPPPQPAPPKAPHPLTALTFALSDLFDIEGRVSTFGHPEWARSHEPASSTSPAVSALVEGGATCVATTVVDDFALGIGGENRHYGTPTNPAAPARVPGGSSSGAAVAVAANFVDFALGIDTTGGVRVPAGFCGILGFRPSHGAVSHLGIIPISTSLDTVGWFAKDPSILRRVGHILLQASFVVQRSPRQIIIADDCFQHINVPLDRSSQVVVKATEKLFGRQVLKHINLGDYISSRIPSLKGCSGQKTNGEVKASSLKLLANIMQSLQRHEFKHTHDEWMNTVKPDLSPSVSVQLHEKFEVSGVEIENSKSIRSEMRSAINLLLKDEGILVIPTVADPPPKLGGKEILSDDYQSRAFSLLSIASISGCCQVSIPLGFYDKYPISVSLIARHGGDRFLLDTLQTVYTTLQELADIASKSKPSENVVSKEQSAEFAKEKGNQAYKDRQWQKAIGFYTEAIKLCSDNATYYSNRAQAYLELGSYLQAEADCTKAISLDKKNVKAYFRRGTSREMLGYCKEAIDDFKHALVLEPTNKRAAAAADRLRKLFQ; encoded by the exons ATGGCGACTCAATCGGCCAACCTATGGGTTCTGTTGGGGCTGGGTTTAGCGGGAATTGTTCTCATCACCAGAAAGCTCAAGAAGTCTGTCAGAGAGGATTTCGGCGCTTTTCTCGAGAAGCTTCAGCTCCTTCCGCCGCCGCAGCCTGCTCCTCCCAAAGCTCCTCATCCTCTCACCGCCCTCACTTTCGCACTCTCCGACTT ATTTGACATCGAAGGACGTGTCTCTACGTTCGGCCATCCCGAGTGGGCTAGGTCTCACGAGCCCGCTTCTTCCACTTCTCCCGCGGTTTCTGCTCTCGTCGAAGGAGGCGCCACCTGCGTTGCAACTACCGTTGTCGATGACTTTGCTCTAGG tatcgGTGGCGAGAATAGGCATTATGGAACACCGACTAATCCCGCTGCGCCTGCACGAGTACCGGGTGGATCCTCCAGTGGTGCTGCTGTGGCTGTTGCTGCCAATTTCGTTGACTTTGCATTGG GTATTGATACTACTGGTGGGGTGAGGGTACCTGCTGGATTTTGTGGCATTCTAGGATTTCGACCCTCACATGGTGCTGTTTCACATTTGGGAATCATACCTATCTCAACAAGTCTGGACACTGTTG GTTGGTTTGCAAAGGATCCCTCTATATTGCGTCGAGTTGGCCATATACTCTTACAAGCATCATTTGTAGTTCAACGCAGTCCTAGGCAAATAATTATAGCTGATGATTGTTTTCAGCATATAAATGTTCCTCTTGACAGGAGTTCTCAAGTGGTGGTCAAAGCTACTGAGAAGCTTTTTGGAA GGCAAGTATTGAAGCACATAAATCTTGGGGACTATATAAGTTCGAGGATTCCAAGCTTGAAGGGGTGTTCTGGTCAGAAAACAAACGGTGAAGTGAAAGCTTCTTCACTGAAGTTACTTGCTAACATTATGCAATCCCTACAAAG GCATGAATTCAAACATACACATGATGAGTGGATGAACACTGTAAAACCTGACCTAAGTCCTTCTGTTTCAGTACAATTGCATGAAAAATTTGAGGTATCCGGTGTAGAGATTGAAAATTCCAAATCCATTAGAAGTGAGATGCGTTCGGCTATAAATTTGCTTTTGAAG GATGAAGGAATTTTGGTTATCCCCACAGTAGCTGATCCACCTCCAAAATTAGGTGGGAAGGAGATCTTATCAGATGATTATCAGAGCCGAGCATTTAGTCTGTTGAGTATTGCAAGCATCTCAGGTTGTTGCCAG GTCTCAATACCATTGGGATTTTATGACAAGTACCCTATTTCAGTGTCTTTGATAGCCAGGCATGGTGGTGATCGATTTTTACTTGACACACTACAGACCGTGTATACCACTCTCCAAGAACTGGCTGATATTGCTTCCAAAAGCAAACCATCTGAAAATGTTGTCAGTAAAGAGCAGTCTGCTGAGTTCGCTAAAGAGAAG GGAAATCAAGCATATAAAGATAGGCAGTGGCAGAAAGCCATTGGATTTTACACAGAAGCTATCAAACTCTGTAGTGATAATGCAACGTACTATAGTAACAGGGCTCAAGCGTATCTAGAACTTGGAAG TTATCTTCAAGCTGAGGCCGATTGTACCAAGGCAATTAGTCTGGACAAAAAG AATGTGAAGGCCTATTTTCGTAGAGGTACATCTAGAGAGATGCTAGGCTACTGCAAGGAAGCAATTGACG ATTTTAAGCATGCTCTTGTACTTGAGCCGACCAACAAAAGGGCAGCTGCAGCGGCTGATAGGTTGAGGAAGCTATTCCAGTAG
- the LOC108333622 gene encoding cysteine desulfurase, mitochondrial-like, with the protein MGAACEVAKNEMDYDEKRISSLQQRLLNGIREKLDGVVVNGSLERRYVGNLNLSFAYVEGESLLTGLKEVAVSSGSACTSASLEPSYVLRALGVEEDMAHTSIRFGIGRFTTEAEIDRAVKLTVQQVEKLREMSPLYEMVKEGINIKDIQWAQH; encoded by the coding sequence ATGGGTGCGGCGTGCGAGGTGGCTAAAAACGAGATGGATTATGATGAGAAGAGGATTTCTAGTTTGCAACAAAGACTCCTTAATGGGATTAGAGAGAAGCTTGATGGGGTGGTGGTGAATGGGAGCTTGGAGAGGCGCTATGTGGGGAATTTAAATCTGTCTTTTGCGTATGTTGAAGGGGAGAGTTTGCTCACGGGGTTGAAGGAGGTGGCTGTGTCCAGTGGCAGTGCCTGCACTAGTGCTAGCCTGGAGCCTTCGTACGTTTTGAGGGCGTTGGGAGTGGAGGAGGACATGGCTCACACTTCTATTAGGTTTGGAATTGGGAGGTTCACTACCGAAGCTGAAATTGACAGAGCAGTGAAGCTCACTGTTCAGCAGGTGGAGAAATTGAGGGAAATGAGTCCGCTGTATGAAATGGTCAAGGAAGGGATCAACATCAAGGATATTCAATGGGCACAGCACTGA
- the LOC108334488 gene encoding protein C2-DOMAIN ABA-RELATED 4, with translation MDELLGLLRIHVKRGVNLAIRDVSTSDPYVVVKMDKQRLKTRVIKKDINPEWNEDLTLSVTDPSAPVILTVYDHDTFSMDDKMGDAELDISPYIEAVKMQVEDLPNGTIITRIHPCRQNCLAEESCVVFENGKVLQDVVLRLRHVESGELELQLEWIDLPGAKGL, from the exons ATGGATGAATTACTCGGCCTTCTGAGAATTCACGTCAAGCGTGGCGTCAACCTCGCCATTCGCGATGTCAGCACCAGCGATCCATACGTCGTCGTTAAGATGGATAAACAG AGGCTCAAGACTCGTGTGATTAAAAAGGACATTAACCCTGAGTGGAACGAAGATCTTACTCTTTCTGTGACAGATCCCTCTGCTCCAGTGATACTG ACCGTGTATGATCATGACACTTTCTCCATGGATGACAAAATGGGAGATGCGGAATTGGATATCTCACCGTATATAGAAGCCGTGAAGATGCAGGTGGAAGATCTTCCGAATGGAACTATAATCACGAGAATACATCCGTGTAGACAAAACTGCCTGGCGGAGGAAAGTTGCGTGGTTTTTGAGAATGGTAAAGTGCTGCAAGATGTTGTTCTAAGACTAAGACACGTGGAAAGCGGTGAGCTGGAACTTCAATTGGAATGGATTGATCTTCCTGGGGCCAAGGGATTGTGA
- the LOC108332388 gene encoding ADP,ATP carrier protein ER-ANT1 isoform X2 has translation MVKPTYERFSKDFVMGGAAAIISKTAAAPIERVKLLLQNQGEMIKRGQLKRPYLGVSDGFKRVFTEEGLIAFWRGHQANVIRYFPTQAFNFAFKGYFKSIFGYSKERDGYIKWFTGNVASGSAAGATTSLLLYHLDYARTRLGTDAIECRGTSQRQFKGLIDVYRKTLSSDGIAGLYRGFGISIWGIAMYRGMYFGIYDTMKPIVLVGPFEGNFLASFFLGWSITTFSGVCAYPFDTLRRRMMLTSGHPNKYRNSIHAFRDIVGQEGFLALFRGVTANMLLGMAGAGVLAGYDQLNSISSRHSRYNETNQRVLK, from the exons ATGGTGAAACCAACATATGAAAGATTTTCAAAGGATTTTGTAATGGGAGGAGCAGCAGCAATCATATCAAAGACTGCTGCAGCACCAATTGAGAGAGTAAAGCTTTTATTGCAAAACCAAGGTGAAATGATTAAAAGAGGACAACTCAAAAGACCATACTTGGGCGTGTCTGATGGCTTTAAGAGGGTCTTCACAGAGGAGGGTTTGATTGCCTTTTGGAGAGGTCACCAGGCCAATGTTATCCGATACTTTCCCACACAG GCTTTCAATTTTGCATTCAAAGGTTACTTCAAAAGCATTTTTGGGTATTCCAAAGAGAGAGACGGGTACATTAAGTGGTTTACTGGGAATGTGGCTTCAGGCAGTGCTGCAGGAGCAACAACTTCACTTCTACTATATCATTTAGATTATGCACGTACACGATTGGGCACTGATGCAATAGAGTGCCGCGGTACCAGTCAACGCCAGTTTAAAGGACTAATTGATGTGTATAGGAAGACCTTATCAAGTGATGGAATTGCTGGATTGTACAGGGGATTTGGCATTTCTATATGGGGAATTGCCATGTATCGTGGGATGTACTTTGGGATCTATGACACCATGAAGCCTATTGTTTTAGTGGGGCCATTTGAG GGGAACTTTCTTGCTAGTTTCTTCTTAGGGTGGAGCATCACAACTTTTTCAGGGGTTTGTGCATACCCTTTTGATACATTGCGCAGGAGAATGATGCTTACCTCTGGACATCCAAACAAGTACCGTAATTCAATACATGCATTTCGTGATATTGTTGGACAAGAGGGTTTCTTAGCTCTATTTCGAGGAGTTACAGCAAACATGCTTCTTGGTATGGCAGGAGCTGGGGTGCTTGCTGGATATGATCAGCTGAATAGCATCTCATCCAGACATAGTCGCTATAACGAGACAAATCAAAGAGTTTTGAAATGA